A single genomic interval of Devosia oryziradicis harbors:
- a CDS encoding cell surface protein → MADQVTTTTESQVAPVAVIAEKPLQYLDKAVNAIRDLGVWPEQQGEQPITGLLSQITELDETRVILIGRTLSQASAFNEVVREQIAAMKIGERYEEITKGFDSIRDDAKGMVDQLADNKLDLMERASNVWMKVSRGDIATRFNKIRDTYLSVTQDTKDQIDREHTILEAYRDFRGALKQAEVMALEVLATAEKRLEEKKNILQAASTAVAGYAGSVPADRARLEMDRDEKLREMQNEEKRYQIAKDLSDNLTISYNTSEVVMARLMQTTNAKERVYQQSISFFSTNETVLTALSASFTGMFGLHESTETLNAMKEGMSKSLETLSEIGDKVQEEAVKAGYGPTVRADAVKKLVDSVVNFQEKSRTIINEMRIASTKNSAEIRDAVEDGKRRLAALAADGNALLLETRK, encoded by the coding sequence ATGGCCGATCAAGTCACCACTACAACGGAAAGCCAGGTAGCGCCGGTGGCGGTTATTGCCGAAAAGCCGCTGCAGTACCTGGACAAGGCCGTCAATGCGATCCGCGATCTTGGCGTGTGGCCCGAACAGCAGGGCGAGCAACCGATTACGGGCCTCCTCAGCCAGATCACCGAATTGGACGAAACCCGGGTCATCCTGATCGGCCGCACCCTCAGCCAGGCCAGCGCCTTCAACGAGGTGGTGCGTGAGCAGATCGCCGCCATGAAGATCGGCGAGCGCTACGAGGAAATCACCAAGGGCTTCGATTCCATCCGCGACGATGCCAAGGGCATGGTCGACCAGTTGGCCGACAACAAGCTCGACCTGATGGAGCGCGCCTCCAATGTGTGGATGAAGGTGTCGCGCGGCGATATCGCCACCCGCTTCAACAAGATTCGCGACACCTATCTGTCCGTCACCCAGGACACCAAGGACCAGATCGATCGCGAACACACGATCCTGGAAGCCTATCGCGATTTCCGCGGTGCGCTAAAGCAGGCCGAGGTGATGGCGCTCGAAGTGCTCGCCACCGCCGAAAAGCGCCTCGAGGAAAAGAAGAACATCCTCCAGGCCGCATCCACCGCCGTAGCCGGTTATGCCGGCAGCGTTCCGGCGGACCGGGCGCGCCTCGAAATGGATCGCGACGAAAAGCTGCGCGAAATGCAGAACGAGGAGAAGCGCTACCAGATCGCCAAGGACCTCTCGGACAATCTGACCATCTCCTACAACACGTCCGAAGTGGTGATGGCGCGCCTGATGCAGACGACCAATGCCAAGGAACGTGTCTACCAGCAGTCGATCTCGTTCTTTTCGACCAATGAAACGGTGCTGACGGCGCTGTCGGCCTCGTTCACGGGCATGTTTGGCCTGCATGAATCGACCGAGACGCTGAACGCCATGAAGGAGGGGATGAGCAAGAGCCTCGAGACCCTCAGTGAGATCGGCGACAAGGTGCAGGAAGAGGCCGTCAAGGCCGGCTATGGCCCGACCGTTCGGGCCGATGCGGTCAAGAAGCTGGTCGATTCGGTGGTCAACTTCCAGGAGAAGAGCCGCACCATCATCAACGAGATGCGCATCGCCTCGACCAAGAACTCGGCCGAAATCCGCGATGCCGTCGAAGACGGCAAGCGCCGCCTTGCAGCCCTGGCTGCCGATGGCAATGCGCTGCTGCTCGAAACCCGGAAATAA
- a CDS encoding DUF6384 family protein, translating into MSDVTAKPATPLDEVMLAMDVVDTLRHRQDLAVRELGTEAKERQLIDKLRDIYHQQGIEVPDHILKEGVAALEESRFVYDPPAPGLGTTLARLYVGRKSWGKPVGAALLALVVLGVGYFGAWQPYQNGVAEAARIELSQGLPAQMDALYQTIFEETKVQQAVVNAEALRTRGKTFAAEGNRAGAEKAVAELTALRDQLRQEYTLRVVNRSDVKSGFWTIPEVNTDATNYYIVVEALDADGSVLSLPILNEENGETETVNIWGVRVPEAVYDRVAADKRDDGIIQANEVGRKSDGFLEVEYNMPVLGGAVTRW; encoded by the coding sequence ATGAGTGATGTGACGGCGAAACCCGCTACACCCCTGGATGAAGTCATGCTGGCGATGGACGTGGTCGACACCCTCCGTCACCGGCAGGATCTGGCCGTCCGTGAACTGGGCACCGAGGCCAAGGAACGCCAGCTGATCGACAAGCTGCGCGACATCTATCATCAGCAGGGCATCGAAGTGCCCGACCATATCCTCAAGGAGGGTGTGGCGGCGCTGGAGGAAAGCCGTTTCGTCTATGACCCGCCCGCACCGGGCCTGGGCACGACGCTGGCGCGGCTCTATGTGGGCCGCAAGAGCTGGGGCAAGCCGGTCGGTGCCGCCCTGCTGGCGCTCGTGGTGTTGGGGGTCGGCTATTTCGGGGCCTGGCAGCCCTATCAGAACGGCGTGGCAGAAGCGGCGCGGATTGAACTCAGCCAGGGTCTGCCGGCGCAGATGGATGCGCTTTACCAGACCATTTTCGAAGAGACCAAGGTGCAGCAGGCCGTGGTCAATGCCGAAGCACTGCGCACGCGCGGCAAGACCTTTGCCGCCGAGGGCAATCGCGCCGGGGCCGAGAAGGCCGTGGCGGAGCTGACGGCGCTGCGCGACCAGTTGCGGCAGGAATATACGCTACGCGTCGTCAACCGGTCCGATGTGAAGTCGGGCTTCTGGACCATTCCTGAAGTGAATACCGACGCCACGAACTACTATATCGTCGTCGAGGCGCTTGATGCAGACGGCAGTGTGCTGAGCCTGCCGATTCTCAATGAAGAGAATGGCGAAACCGAAACCGTCAATATCTGGGGCGTCCGCGTGCCCGAAGCCGTCTATGACCGCGTTGCCGCCGACAAGCGTGACGATGGCATCATCCAGGCCAACGAAGTCGGCCGCAAGTCGGACGGTTTCCTCGAGGTCGAATACAACATGCCCGTGCTCGGCGGCGCGGTGACCCGGTGGTAA
- a CDS encoding coiled-coil domain-containing protein, whose amino-acid sequence MSIRGPEALASLDEAMRDIRREEEDITKRLARSAEKVGKIKETEAELFRQLAQLRLDPAVQGELDGRISAAEAKARDMLKMHAKDLGKAEQDIAELDAALARLTAERTEALRVFEGHQTELKALAARLGATIAKEPGFAAKRSQASELAAVAAQSMRKTEQAEADREEKGKPYRDDPLFMYLWEAGYGTASYRANNFIRYLDGLVANLVGFQKARPNFAMLNEIPLRLREHAERQIENAKAAEAELDALETAAIDNAGGKPMRDAMEAAQQKIDAFDAEIVAIEDRRDETAKALTTLSQGGNPAFEGALTELATALGREDIQTLLAEARRTRTGQDDTIVAQIDDARARAKEEEGETRELNERLKTLAARRRELEDIQWEFKKQRFDDPRSTFREDKLVGDLLNDFLRGGISAASYWDQWQRSQNWSAGTSDWGGGVGLPNNGRRSSSPWPDNGGSTFNWPDSSFGGGSGKSKPRGNSGGFGGGWGGGSSSGGGFSRPRTGSQGTRKHSGFKTGGGF is encoded by the coding sequence ATGAGCATCCGCGGGCCCGAAGCCCTGGCCAGCCTCGACGAGGCCATGCGCGATATCCGTCGCGAAGAAGAAGACATCACCAAGCGACTCGCCCGTTCGGCCGAAAAGGTCGGCAAGATCAAGGAGACCGAGGCCGAGCTGTTCCGGCAGCTGGCGCAATTGCGGCTCGATCCGGCGGTGCAGGGCGAACTGGATGGGCGCATTTCGGCTGCGGAAGCCAAAGCCCGCGACATGCTCAAGATGCATGCCAAGGATCTCGGCAAGGCCGAACAGGATATTGCCGAGCTCGATGCGGCTTTGGCCCGGCTCACGGCCGAGCGTACCGAGGCACTGCGCGTCTTCGAAGGTCACCAGACCGAGCTCAAGGCCCTGGCTGCCCGCCTGGGTGCCACCATCGCCAAGGAACCGGGCTTTGCCGCCAAGCGCAGCCAGGCCAGCGAGCTGGCCGCGGTCGCGGCGCAGTCCATGCGCAAGACCGAGCAGGCCGAAGCGGATCGCGAAGAGAAGGGCAAGCCTTATCGCGACGATCCGCTGTTTATGTATCTATGGGAAGCCGGTTACGGTACCGCGAGCTATCGCGCCAACAACTTCATCCGCTATCTGGATGGCCTGGTCGCCAACCTGGTCGGTTTCCAAAAGGCACGGCCCAACTTTGCCATGCTGAACGAGATTCCGCTGCGGCTGCGCGAACATGCCGAGCGGCAGATCGAGAATGCCAAGGCGGCGGAAGCCGAGCTCGATGCGCTCGAAACGGCAGCGATCGACAATGCCGGCGGCAAGCCGATGCGCGACGCCATGGAAGCTGCGCAGCAAAAGATCGACGCCTTCGACGCCGAGATCGTCGCCATCGAGGACAGGCGCGATGAGACGGCCAAGGCGCTGACCACCCTGTCGCAGGGTGGCAACCCGGCCTTCGAGGGCGCGCTGACCGAGCTGGCCACAGCGTTGGGACGCGAGGATATCCAGACCCTGCTGGCCGAGGCCCGGCGGACCCGCACCGGCCAGGACGATACGATCGTGGCGCAGATCGACGATGCGCGCGCCCGCGCCAAGGAAGAGGAAGGCGAGACGCGCGAGCTCAACGAGCGCCTCAAGACGCTGGCCGCGCGACGGCGCGAGCTCGAAGACATCCAATGGGAATTCAAGAAGCAGCGGTTCGATGATCCGCGCTCGACCTTCCGCGAGGACAAGCTGGTGGGCGACCTGCTCAACGATTTCCTGCGCGGCGGCATATCGGCAGCATCATACTGGGATCAGTGGCAGCGCAGCCAGAACTGGAGCGCCGGCACCAGCGACTGGGGTGGCGGCGTTGGCCTGCCAAACAATGGCCGTCGTTCCAGTTCGCCCTGGCCCGACAATGGCGGCAGCACCTTCAACTGGCCCGATTCCAGCTTCGGCGGCGGCAGCGGCAAGTCCAAGCCGCGGGGCAATTCCGGCGGCTTCGGCGGCGGGTGGGGCGGCGGCTCAAGCAGCGGCGGCGGCTTCTCCCGCCCGCGCACCGGCAGCCAGGGCACGCGCAAACATTCCGGCTTCAAGACCGGCGGCGGGTTTTAG
- a CDS encoding VOC family protein: MKPSISIITIGVDDLERAFAFYRTLFEIEDEQIGAGEDHVAFFFPNDFSFVLFPRDQIAQTAGKDVAVAGTPGFVLSHQASSPAEVDDILHRVLAAGGAVITEGTQSEWGYSAYFEDSEGNVWELMAQPAAN; this comes from the coding sequence GTGAAGCCGTCGATATCCATCATCACCATTGGCGTGGACGACCTGGAGCGCGCTTTTGCCTTCTATCGCACGCTGTTCGAGATCGAGGACGAACAGATCGGGGCAGGGGAGGACCACGTGGCCTTCTTCTTTCCCAACGATTTCTCCTTCGTGCTCTTTCCGCGCGACCAGATCGCCCAGACGGCGGGCAAGGATGTCGCGGTAGCCGGCACGCCCGGATTCGTCCTGAGCCACCAGGCGTCGAGCCCGGCCGAGGTCGACGACATCCTGCACCGGGTTCTTGCCGCCGGCGGCGCCGTCATCACTGAAGGAACCCAGTCCGAATGGGGCTATTCGGCCTATTTCGAGGACAGCGAAGGCAATGTCTGGGAACTGATGGCCCAGCCAGCGGCGAACTGA
- a CDS encoding SCO family protein, whose product MALRTIRTWLWVAVAALALTAGAGALLLRQQPAAGSFGVADFDLVDHHGNPVDETVFAGHPSALFFGFTHCPEVCPTTMAEMAAWFEALGDEGKELRAYFVSIDPERDTPAMLGDYVSWVSDRITGITGTSEEIDKIAKAWGVYYKRVPLEGGDYTMDHTASVFLLDASGAFQGTIAYREDQASALGKLRNLLGKW is encoded by the coding sequence ATGGCCCTCCGTACCATCAGGACCTGGCTCTGGGTGGCGGTGGCGGCCCTGGCGCTGACGGCTGGCGCCGGTGCCCTGCTGCTGCGCCAGCAGCCGGCGGCCGGCAGCTTTGGGGTGGCCGACTTCGACCTCGTCGATCACCACGGCAATCCGGTCGACGAGACCGTATTCGCCGGCCACCCATCGGCGCTGTTCTTCGGCTTCACCCATTGCCCCGAGGTCTGCCCGACCACCATGGCCGAGATGGCAGCCTGGTTCGAGGCCCTCGGCGACGAGGGCAAGGAACTCCGCGCCTATTTCGTCAGCATCGACCCCGAGCGCGATACGCCGGCCATGCTGGGCGACTATGTGAGCTGGGTCAGCGACCGCATCACCGGCATTACCGGCACGTCCGAGGAGATCGACAAGATCGCCAAGGCCTGGGGCGTCTATTACAAGCGCGTTCCGCTCGAGGGCGGCGACTATACCATGGACCACACCGCATCGGTATTCCTGCTCGATGCCTCGGGCGCGTTCCAGGGCACCATCGCCTATCGCGAAGACCAGGCCAGCGCCCTGGGCAAACTACGCAACCTGCTCGGGAAGTGGTGA
- a CDS encoding copper chaperone PCu(A)C, which translates to MIRLLRAAIAATLLVVTPAFAHDGVTHLGAINISLPFTRATLPNAPVGGGFLTIENEGPEADRLVSATSAVAGDTQIHEMAMEGEVMKMRELPDGLEIPAGETVVLAPGGFHIMFIGLKQPFVEGETVPVTLTFEKAGSVEVLLPVEAAAADAPTAMGHAH; encoded by the coding sequence ATGATCCGCCTGCTTCGCGCCGCCATCGCGGCCACCCTTCTTGTCGTCACCCCCGCCTTCGCCCATGACGGCGTTACCCACCTGGGTGCCATCAACATCTCGCTGCCGTTTACCCGCGCCACCCTGCCCAATGCTCCGGTGGGCGGCGGCTTCCTCACCATCGAAAACGAAGGCCCGGAGGCCGATCGCCTCGTCTCGGCCACCTCCGCCGTTGCCGGCGATACGCAGATTCATGAAATGGCCATGGAGGGCGAGGTCATGAAGATGCGCGAGCTGCCCGATGGCCTGGAAATTCCGGCCGGCGAAACCGTGGTGCTGGCGCCCGGCGGCTTCCACATCATGTTCATAGGCCTCAAGCAGCCCTTTGTCGAAGGCGAGACAGTGCCCGTCACGCTGACCTTCGAAAAGGCCGGCTCGGTGGAAGTGCTGCTGCCCGTCGAGGCGGCCGCCGCCGATGCACCGACCGCCATGGGGCATGCGCACTGA